TCGTTTTTCATTTCTCTTTCAATAATAATTGTAAGTTCTCTTAATATAGTAGCTTCTTTTCTACCTTTGATTTTGTGATTTGCCATAAATCCACCTCGAGTTCTATACTCTTATTATAATATTTTTTTAAGCATTTTTAAAATTTCTTTACTTGCAATTTTAATAAATTCATTAAATTGAATATTATTTGCATCAGTTTTACCAACAACATCACTAACTATTTTAATTACACTAAATGCTTTATCAAATAAATATGCTGTTTGAGCATAAGCAAAGCATTCCATATCTAGTACACTTGCTTTATCTTCGATTTTATTTACAAATAAATTAACTTGATCTAGTGAATGAATGAAAATATCAGATGATGCGATGTTTTTAATTTTTTCAAACTGTATTTTATTTGTGATGTTTGTTTTGTTAGTCTCATAATATTTTGGCATTCTTGGAACTTGACCATAAGCATAACCAAATGCTGTTGCATCAGCAACACTATTATAAACTTTATCTATTAGTACAACATCACCTTGTTTTAAACTATCATCGCAACTACCACTTGTTCCAATATTTATAATTCATTCAATCTCATACTTAGTTAAAATATAAGCTAATTGTGCAGCTGAGTTAACTAAACCTACTCCAGTTATACAAAACATGATCTCATCATTTTTATAAATTAAGAACTTTTCATTTTCAACCTTGGTTAAATTGAAATAAGCAATTGAATCTTGTAATTCTTCATGCATTGCACCAATAATTAGTTTCATTATTTGTCTCCTTTAATATAGTAGTCATAGGTTCTTAAAAGTTTTTTGCCAATTGCATCAATT
This region of Mesoplasma melaleucae genomic DNA includes:
- the mtnN gene encoding 5'-methylthioadenosine/S-adenosylhomocysteine nucleosidase, with protein sequence MKLIIGAMHEELQDSIAYFNLTKVENEKFLIYKNDEIMFCITGVGLVNSAAQLAYILTKYEIEWIINIGTSGSCDDSLKQGDVVLIDKVYNSVADATAFGYAYGQVPRMPKYYETNKTNITNKIQFEKIKNIASSDIFIHSLDQVNLFVNKIEDKASVLDMECFAYAQTAYLFDKAFSVIKIVSDVVGKTDANNIQFNEFIKIASKEILKMLKKIL